The Hevea brasiliensis isolate MT/VB/25A 57/8 chromosome 1, ASM3005281v1, whole genome shotgun sequence DNA segment AGAGGAAGCAACTCCCCTGAAGGACCATCACCACCACGACGACCATAACTCTCTTCCTCAACAGAAAAATCCTCTATAACCCACAAAACAGCATGAACCAAAACGACAGGCAAAGAACCAGCCAACGTCAAAAGAAGATGTAAACCAGCATGTGTCAGGACAAGCTCAACCATAGTTGCAACAACTATCACAGGAAGCACCAATCTTTTGTCCAAAATCTTATGAATAATATTAGAACTTGGCACTGCACTTAACAGTAACAGGTACAGAGATCCCACATAGGTCATGATCACAAACAATATTAAAGACACCTTTCGCTGTGGGATTAGGGTAATGAACAGTATAATCCAAACAAAATGAGTATAATATAACGCAAAATGGCCCAGGTTTCTAATGATTCTTAGAGCAGCTGCTTCTGGGCTTGAAGGGATTTCAAAGGGACAAGCCAGTTTGAATTCTGCACGGTTGAAGTCGTTCCAATTTGTTCCTGTTGTTGAATCTCTGAGGTCACTGGAATCAACTGTGGTGACTGATCTTGGGGTGGCGCTTGGCCTCTGAATTGCTCCATAGCTGGCCATGTCTCATGATTACAGAGATATAATCTAAAAGTTTATAAGGATAAGCTCTTGGATATTAACGGTCAAATATGAAGTGTGAGCTAGGCGTGCTTTAGCTCTTGCTGTATACCTATATTATATATATAGGGTGCATAAAAAAATACGTCAATATATCATTGTTCTATGACGacttctt contains these protein-coding regions:
- the LOC131176536 gene encoding PRA1 family protein F2-like, with amino-acid sequence MASYGAIQRPSATPRSVTTVDSSDLRDSTTGTNWNDFNRAEFKLACPFEIPSSPEAAALRIIRNLGHFALYYTHFVWIILFITLIPQRKVSLILFVIMTYVGSLYLLLLSAVPSSNIIHKILDKRLVLPVIVVATMVELVLTHAGLHLLLTLAGSLPVVLVHAVLWVIEDFSVEEESYGRRGGDGPSGELLPLVQESSVMV